Genomic window (Deinococcus cellulosilyticus NBRC 106333 = KACC 11606):
GATGCTGCGGCCCAGCGTGTCTGCACCAATCACCAGCAGGGCACCCACCAGCATGCTCACCGGGAGGGAATTCTGGTGCTGGGGGCCCACCATCAGGCGGGCCATGTGGGGAGCAATCAGGCCCACAAAGCCCAGCAGACCCGCTCCGGTCACGGCAGCAGCAGCGAGGCCCACCGCCAGGGTGAGCAGAATGGCCCGCATGCGTTCCAGACGCACCCCCAGGCTCACGGCACTGGCATCTCCCAGGCTGAGCAGGTTGGCGTAACGGCTCAGGATCAGGCTGAGGGGCAAGAGCAGGGCAGCCCAGGGCAGCAGGCGGTACACCCGGGTGTAGTCTGCGGCGTAAATGGTGCCACTCAGGAAGGAGAGGGCCTGGGCAATGCCATCTGGTGCACGGACCAGAATCAGTTGTTCCACACTCCCAAGGGCAGCCCCTACCGCAATCCCCACCAGGGCAAGGCGTGCCGGGCTGACCTGTCCATTCATGCGGGAAAGCAGATAGGTGCAGGCAAAACCCACCCATGCGCCAAGAAAGGCCCCCCAGGGCAGAAGCCAGGAGGGGGAGGCCGGAATCACCAGCAGCACCAGCACGGCAGCCAGTGCAGCACCTGCATTCACCCCGATCACATCAGGGGCCGCCAGAGGGTTGCGCACCACCCCTTGCAGGATCACACCAGATGCAGCGAACATCGCTCCAGTCAGGGCAGCAGTGAGGATGCGGGGGAGCCGGAGTTCCAGCACAATGCGGCTGTAGAGTTCTTCTGCTTTGCCGGTGAAACTGTTCACGACTTCCATGGCGGGGATGTGCACGGTGCCCATGCCCAGGGCGAGCACACTGAGCAGCAGGGTGAAAGCCAGCAGGATGAGCAGGTAGAGGGTGGTGCGGGCAGTCATGCAGTCACCTCAGGACATCTTGCGCACATTGCGTGCCAGATAAATGAAAAACGGGGCTCCGATGGCAGAGATCAGGATGCCCACCGGGGTTTCGGCAGGGAAGTCAATCAGTCGTGCGGCCACATCGGCGATGGTCACCAGGCTCGCTCCGAGCAGGGCACAGATGGGGATCACCATCTGGTGGTTCACGCCCACCAGTTTGCGGGTGATGTGCGGGACCATCAGGCCCACAAAGGCCACAGGACCCA
Coding sequences:
- a CDS encoding FecCD family ABC transporter permease, with product MTARTTLYLLILLAFTLLLSVLALGMGTVHIPAMEVVNSFTGKAEELYSRIVLELRLPRILTAALTGAMFAASGVILQGVVRNPLAAPDVIGVNAGAALAAVLVLLVIPASPSWLLPWGAFLGAWVGFACTYLLSRMNGQVSPARLALVGIAVGAALGSVEQLILVRAPDGIAQALSFLSGTIYAADYTRVYRLLPWAALLLPLSLILSRYANLLSLGDASAVSLGVRLERMRAILLTLAVGLAAAAVTGAGLLGFVGLIAPHMARLMVGPQHQNSLPVSMLVGALLVIGADTLGRSILPPIEIPAGLLTTLLGAPYFLYLLKKNR